The genomic interval CCTTCGATTGCAGTATCATGGCGACCCGACACACCCCCGCGGCGGCCACCGGACGGCGCGCAGCCGCGACGCGAGTTGGAGGCGATGCACTTGGGAGCTCCCGCTACCGACAAGGTCCGCAACGTCGTCCTCGTGGGGCATGGCGGAGCCGGGAAGACCTCCCTGGCTGAAGCCATGCTCTTCCTGTCCGGGGCCACGAAGCGCCTCGGCGCGGTCGACAACGGCACGAGCGGGCTCGACTACGACTCCGAGGCGGTCAAGCGCAAGTTCTCGATCAACCTCGCGCTCGCGCCGGTGACGCACAAGGGCGTCAAGATCAACGTCATCGACACCCCCGGCTACGCCGACTTCATCGGAGACGCGATCGCCGGCATGGAGGCCGCCGAGATGGCGCTCTTCGTGGTCGATGCCGTCGCCGGGCCCCAGGTCCAGACGCGCCGCCTGTGGAAGATCGCGGGCGAGATGGGCATCGCGCGCGCGGTGTTCGTCAATCGCATGGACAAGGAGCACGCCGACTTCGACGGCGCGATCGCCAAGCTCACCGCCTCATTCGGCGACCGGGTCGTGCCCGTGCAGCTGCCGATGGGCTCGGAGGCCGACTTCCGCGGCGTTGTCGACGTCATCCGCATGCAGGCCTGCCATCACGAGGCCGACGGTGAGCACATGGACGAGATCCCGGCCGAGTTCGCCGCGGCCGCCGAGGCCGCCCGCGATGCGCTCGCCGACAAGACCGCCGAGGCCGACGACGAGCTCATGATGAAGTACCTCGAGGGCGAACCGCTGACCCAGGCCGACATCGAGAAGCTGCTCGGCCTCGCCATCGCGGAGAGCAAGGTCGTCCCGGTCTTCGTCGGCTCGGCGCTCAAGCTCCAGGGCATCGAGGACCTGATGGACGAGATCGTCACCTTCTTCCCCGAGCCCACCGCCCACGGCCCGATGCACACGGTCGACGGCACGGAAGTCCCGTTCACGACCGCCGGCGACGTCGCGGCGCACGTGTTCAAGACGCTGTCGGACCCATACGTCGGTAGGCTGACCTTCGTGAAGGTGGTCTCGGGAACGCTGACCCCCAACTCGGAGCTCGTGAACTCGCGCACCGGCAAGAAGGAGCGCGTCGCGCACGTCTTCAAGATGACCGGCAAGGAGACCGCGGACGTCGACGGCGCCCCGGCCGGCGACATCGTCGTGCTCCCGAAGCTCGCCGAGACGCTGACCAACGACACGCTGTCGGCCAAGGGCGGCATCGCCTTCTCGCCGCTGCCCGTGCCCGAGCCGCTCTACCCCGTCGCCGTGGCAGCCAAGACCAAGACCGACGAGGACAAGCTCGGCACGGCCATCAAGCAGATCGTCGACGAGGACCCCGCGCTCAACCTGCGCCGCGACGAGGAGAC from Actinomycetota bacterium carries:
- a CDS encoding elongation factor G, giving the protein MGAPATDKVRNVVLVGHGGAGKTSLAEAMLFLSGATKRLGAVDNGTSGLDYDSEAVKRKFSINLALAPVTHKGVKINVIDTPGYADFIGDAIAGMEAAEMALFVVDAVAGPQVQTRRLWKIAGEMGIARAVFVNRMDKEHADFDGAIAKLTASFGDRVVPVQLPMGSEADFRGVVDVIRMQACHHEADGEHMDEIPAEFAAAAEAARDALADKTAEADDELMMKYLEGEPLTQADIEKLLGLAIAESKVVPVFVGSALKLQGIEDLMDEIVTFFPEPTAHGPMHTVDGTEVPFTTAGDVAAHVFKTLSDPYVGRLTFVKVVSGTLTPNSELVNSRTGKKERVAHVFKMTGKETADVDGAPAGDIVVLPKLAETLTNDTLSAKGGIAFSPLPVPEPLYPVAVAAKTKTDEDKLGTAIKQIVDEDPALNLRRDEETHQTVLTAMGDTGVDVVLCRLRDRFHVEAELIDLRIPYRETIRKTAQAQGRHKKQTGGSGQFADCWLRIEPNPGGGYAFLDEIVGGRISKPFIVAVDKGVQDTMASGAIAGYPVQDVRVAVYDGSMHSVDSNEMAFKTAARIGFRAAVEKADPVILEPIATLTIEVPDEHAGAVMGDISSIRGRVLGMDAPQAGVQVIRAQAPFAEVVHYSPHLRSITSGTGTYTISIDAYEQVPGDIQKKLVDAYQKERAEGH